The following proteins come from a genomic window of Populus nigra chromosome 6, ddPopNigr1.1, whole genome shotgun sequence:
- the LOC133696729 gene encoding cytochrome P450 714C2-like, with amino-acid sequence MEGFPISYNFTCLVLLLTWSLIVYLYYSFWWRPEPRLRKQGIRGPQPNFLLGNIPEIKQAIVQNRSESTPSMESDSFSGFPSFKHWCKKYGNTFMFKLGALHFLYATNPFMVKEIKLFRSLDLGKPAYLQKDRGVLLGKGVITSNGPAWSHQRKILSPQLYVDKDTLNIIVESGSTVIKSWERILMESKDGLDADIMVDSHMRSFTSCIISKLVFGHDHCRGMNVTARCHTLFRAMGTPTTIGIPFLRQVLSSPRSPCIYIYMCN; translated from the exons ATGGAAGGGTTCCCCATCTCCTACAATTTCACTTGTCTTGTTTTGCTTCTGACATGGAGCTTGATCGTTTATCTCTACTACTCTTTCTGGTGGAGGCCCGAGCCAAGGCTTAGAAAGCAAGGAATCAGAGGTCCCCAGCCTAATTTTCTACTGGGAAACATTCCAGAAATTAAGCAAGCTATAGTTCAGAATAGAAGTGAAAGTACTCCAAGCATGGAAAGCGACAGTTTTTCAGGTTTCCCAAGTTTCAAGCATTGGTGCAAGAAATATG GTAACACGTTCATGTTTAAACTTGGGGCGTTGCACTTCTTGTATGCCACTAATCCGTTCATGGTGAAGGAAATAAAACTCTTTAGATCGTTGGACCTGGGAAAACCTGCTTATCTACAGAAGGACAGGGGAGTTCTGTTAGGCAAAGGCGTTATTACATCAAATGGACCGGCTTGGTCTCACCAGAGAAAGATTTTAAGCCCCCAGCTCTATGTGGACAAG GATACTTTGAACATAATTGTTGAATCTGGTAGCACTGTGATTAAATCATGGGAAAGAATATTAATGGAATCCAAGGATGGATTAGATGCAGATATCATGGTGGATAGCCACATGAGAAGCTTCACCTCCTGCATAATCTCAAAGCTTGTGTTCGGGCATGATCATTGTAGAGGAATGAACGTAACTGCAAGGTGTCACACTCTTTTTAGGGCAATGGGAACACCAACGACAATTGGGATTCCATTCTTGAGGCAAGTCCTCTCCTCTCCTCGATCTCCttgtatatacatatatatgtgTAATTAA